One stretch of Bacteroidales bacterium DNA includes these proteins:
- the raiA gene encoding ribosome-associated translation inhibitor RaiA has protein sequence MNIQIHSVRFDADKKLTDFVHQKLDKLTQFSDDIVNAEVFLRLDKDQERENKISEIKLELPGGPLFAKKQTKTFEESTDEAIEALKKQITKHKQKKRGV, from the coding sequence ATGAACATTCAGATTCATTCAGTTCGGTTTGATGCCGACAAAAAGCTAACCGACTTTGTTCATCAGAAACTGGATAAACTCACCCAGTTTAGTGACGATATTGTTAATGCCGAGGTTTTTCTCAGGCTTGATAAAGATCAGGAGAGGGAGAACAAAATTAGCGAAATAAAGCTGGAGTTACCGGGTGGGCCCTTATTTGCAAAGAAGCAAACCAAGACTTTTGAAGAATCAACAGATGAAGCTATAGAGGCTCTCAAAAAGCAGATTACCAAGCATAAGCAGAAGAAGAGAGGTGTCTGA
- a CDS encoding tyrosine-type recombinase/integrase, translating into MSLKESFLQYLQTEKRYSPHTVRSYMNDLDQFHSFLSENGLPEDPVTVTSHDIRAWIVSMLDNNYTTVSVHRKISCLRVFYRYLRKEGVLKTDPLEKVVLPKRKKTLPVFVEEAAMGDLLDVKAFGDGFAGVRNRTIIEMLYMTGMRRAELIGLRNSDIDLSEGTVKVTGKRNKQRIIPLVKSFNVRLQEYIKLRDEKTVDPEGDWFFVTDKGNKLYDKYVYTIVNTYLAMVTTIEKKSPHILRHTFATHMLNRGADLNSIKELLGHANLSATQIYTHNTFEKLKKIYKQAHPRA; encoded by the coding sequence ATGAGCCTTAAGGAATCGTTCTTACAATATTTACAGACTGAAAAGCGGTACTCGCCGCATACTGTCAGGTCATATATGAATGATCTGGATCAGTTTCATTCCTTCCTGTCGGAGAATGGGCTTCCTGAAGATCCGGTAACAGTTACCTCACACGACATAAGGGCATGGATAGTCAGCATGCTCGATAATAACTACACCACTGTAAGCGTTCACAGAAAAATATCCTGTTTAAGGGTATTTTATCGTTATCTGAGAAAAGAAGGTGTCCTGAAAACTGATCCCCTCGAAAAAGTAGTTCTTCCGAAACGGAAAAAAACTCTTCCCGTATTTGTTGAGGAGGCTGCCATGGGTGATCTGCTTGATGTCAAGGCATTCGGTGATGGTTTTGCCGGTGTAAGAAACCGGACAATAATTGAGATGCTGTATATGACCGGAATGAGAAGGGCAGAACTGATTGGACTGAGGAATAGCGATATTGATCTTTCAGAAGGAACTGTTAAGGTAACGGGGAAAAGGAATAAGCAAAGGATCATACCTCTTGTCAAATCATTTAATGTGCGGCTGCAAGAATATATTAAATTAAGGGATGAAAAAACAGTTGATCCTGAGGGAGATTGGTTTTTTGTCACGGATAAGGGAAACAAGTTGTATGATAAATATGTTTATACTATAGTAAATACATATCTTGCAATGGTGACTACGATTGAAAAGAAGAGTCCTCATATTTTGCGTCATACCTTTGCGACCCACATGCTAAACCGCGGAGCTGATCTGAATTCTATAAAAGAACTGCTTGGACATGCCAATTTATCGGCGACGCAGATATATACCCACAATACATTTGAAAAATTAAAAAAAATATACAAACAGGCTCACCCCCGAGCCTAA
- a CDS encoding 30S ribosomal protein S21 — protein MIIVPLKEGENIERALKKFKRKFEKTGVIRELRSRQAFVKPSVRRREEIKKAMYVQKMQESEE, from the coding sequence ATGATCATTGTACCATTAAAAGAAGGCGAAAACATCGAAAGAGCTTTAAAGAAGTTCAAAAGAAAATTTGAAAAGACGGGAGTGATCCGCGAATTACGTTCACGTCAGGCTTTTGTTAAGCCCTCAGTACGCCGGAGAGAAGAAATCAAGAAGGCAATGTACGTTCAGAAGATGCAGGAAAGCGAAGAATAG